Genomic DNA from Shouchella patagoniensis:
CACTTCATATAAATGAATGTCTGGGTGGGGTGATGGAACTCGATATTTCTCAATGAACATTACGGACACACATCCTTTTTCCAGTCTAGGCATACACCCTTTTTTCTTTTGTGCATAGTGTAACCAATAAAGCGGTCTGCCCAATAACAGTTGATCTCTTAACTATTTGGCGTGACCCCATCCACAAAGGAGTGAATTAAATTGAAACGGTCTTTTTATACACTGAGCTTTCTATTAATCAGCTTCGTCTTCTCCGGATGCGTACAAAACGACGAGGTTGATTCCATTGAAGTTGCAGAAGTAACCCGGTCTGTTTTTTATGCCCCTTTCTACGTGGCACTTGCCGAAGGTTACTTCGAGGACGAACAAATAAAAGTTGAATTGACAACAACATGGGGTGGTGACAAAACAATGACTGCGCTGTTATCTGATGGTGCAGATATTGCTCTAGTTGGCTCGGAAACATCGGTTTACGTTGCTGCTCAAGAAGCTACAGATCCAGCTATTAACTTTGCTGCTTTGACACAAACCGATGGTACCTTTCTTGTCGCTAGAGAAAACCTTACCTCGTTCGACTGGTCGGATCTAAAAGGTAGTACATTTCTTGGTCAGCGCAAAGGTGGAATGCCACAAATGGTTGGTGAATACGTACTTAAACAACAAGACATCAACCCCCAGAATGACTTGAATCTATTACAGAACGTCGACTTTGGAAATATTCCTAGCGCGTTTGCATCAGGGACAGGTGATTTTGTTCAATTATTTGAACCACAAGCATCGACTTTCGAACAGGAAGGTCTTGGGCACGTTGTGGCTTCATTTGGAGCCGAATCCGGTCAAGTACCTTATACCTCATTTATGGCGAAACAAAGCATGCTAACTGAAGATCCTGATGTATTTGTTCGGTTTTCCAGTGCTTTGTATAAAGGACAGCAACTAGTAAATGAGCAAAGCGCAGAGAAAACGGCCAAATCAATTGAAAGCTTCTTTGAAGATACTGAGCTAGATATTCTTACTAGCTCCGTTGAACGTTATAAAGATCAAGGTTCCTTCGCCGCTGACCCAGTTCTTACTGAAGATGCATGGGAAACGTTACTCGATATTATGGCAGAAGCAGGAGAACTACCTGCTCGAATTCCGTTTGACGAACTAGTGAATAATCAATTGGCCAAACAGGCGATGGAATAAGTATAGGAGGGTCAGCTGTGTCAGGTTTGAGAATCGATGCGCTATCATTAACCTACGTGAACAAGTCCGGGGCTTTCCCCGCACTTGAAGATGTCTCTCTTGAAGTTCAAGAAGGGGAGTTCGTATCCCTTATTGGCCCAAGCGGCTGCGGTAAAACCACATTGTTATCTATAATAGCAGGGCTGCTTCACCAAACAGAAGGTTCACTTTCTTTGCAGAATAAAGATTCGATTGGTTATATGCTCCAACATGATTATTTGTTTCCTTGGCTCACAATCGAGAAAAACATCTTGCTAGGTCAACATATTAGGGGCACATTTACAGAATTCTCACAAAGAAAAGCCCTTCGTTGGCTAGAACGCTTTGGACTTGAAGATAAGCGCCAAGAGCGTCCGCAGGCTCTCTCAGGCGGAATGAGACAACGGGTTGCCCTTGCCCGTACTCTTGCTACAGAACCTGCGCTAATGTTACTCGACGAGCCTTTTTCAGCTCTTGATCAACAAACGAAGCTTAAGCTAGAAGATCTTGTTTCAGATACTTTAAAAACAGAGAAAAAAACAGCGATCCTTGTTACACATGATATTAGCGAAGCGATAGCAATGAGCGACCGTGTTGTTTTATTTACAGCACGACCAGGTCGCGTCGCTCAAATTTTTTCGATCCCAAAAGAACTTCAGGAGCTTTCTCCTTTTGAAGCAAGACAGCATCCTGATTTTCAAAGCCAGTTCCAATTAATTTGGAAGGAGCTGGAACGTTGTGACACCTAATGAATTACATCAAAGCTTTTTAAAAGCACAACGTAAAGAAAAACAGGTTGTTCGATGCATCCAATTCAGCATGCTCTTCCTTATAATCGGCCTCTGGGAGCTTGCATCTCGAATGGCTTGGATTGATCCATTACTATTTAGTATGCCATCCCGTGTATTCTCCCTATTTATTGACCATATTGTAGCAGGCACCCTGTGGATCCATGCTTCTGTTACATTATTTGAAACAATCATGGGTTTTTTACTAGGTACCGCTGTTGGTACGTGTATTGCAGCCCTTTTATGGTGGTCAAATGTTGCAGCTAAAATATTTGATCCATTTCTTGTCATCTTGAATTCAATGCCTAAAGTAGCCATTGGGCCTATTTTAATCGTTGGGCTAGGACCAAACATGGGTTCAATCATTGCGATGGGCATGCTCGTATCTGTAATCATTACGACAATGGTTGTACACACAGCTTTTAAAGAAGTTGACGACAATTATATTAAAGTGATGCGAACTTTTTCGGCTTCTAAAAAGCAGATCTTTTGGTCCGTAGTTTATCCAGCAACAATCCCCGTAATCGTTTCAACATTAAAAATGAACGTCGGATTAGCATGGGTAGGTGTAATTGTTGGGGAGTTCCTTGTATCAAAACAAGGGCTTGGCTACTTAATCATTTATGGTTTCCAAGTGTTTAATTTTAACCTTGTATTTATGAGTCTGTTCGTCATTGCTATTCTTGCAACAGGTATGTATATTGTTGTCGAGTACGTCGAGAAGAAAATGACCCGTTTTCATACGTAAATAATACGCCCATCAAACGATGGGCGTATTATTTAAATAGTCCTTGCTTAATAGCAAATGAAATCGCCCTTGGTACAACATCATCTTTCATAATAAAGCTAAACCGATCATCTGCCGTTATCGCAACAGGCAGCTCTTGCATCAAAACTGGTCCATTTGTTTCTTCATATGATTCTCGGTTCTTTAATTCTATAAGTTCAGCCGCAAAGATCGTTTTCCAAAATGTTTTCCCGGAAATTGAAGTCACTTGATATTGACCAATAAAAACAAGATGATTTGCTATTCCACCCGTTTCTTCCCATACTTCTCTAATAGCTGCTTCCTCTGCTTCTTCACCTACTTCAACCTTCCCACCAGGAAACTCATAGCCTCGTTCGCGATGATTTGTTAACACCCATTCTTGTTTAAATCTTGTTAAGATAAGTACATGCCCAGGCGTTTGTGTAAAAACGGGCTCGATTCCAAGTACAAGCATTACTCTGTTTCCATACGCATCAGTAAATTGCTTCATACTGCTCACGCCTTTCCTCGCTTCTCTAGACCATTATAGCGCGGCATGTTCTTTTCCGTCTAATCATTGCCAAGTTTGCACTCCGGCTTTTTTTGGTCGGACTCCCCATAAAACGAGACCAACTGTTGCTAACACTAAGAGGGCGTTTCCACTAAACGTCCAAAAATGACTCCCTTTCATAAATACGGCAAACAATGGTGGTCCAGATGCAACACCTACAAAGCGCATGCTATTATAAAAAGAAGAGATCGATCCCCTTTGTTCTGCTGGAATTCCTTCCGTGACAAAAGCATCTAAACTTGGTAAAGCCGCCCCAATGCCAATGCCAGCGGCAAACAGAGCCGTGAGCATCATATAGAGTTCTTTATTAAACGAAACAACAAAAACAGAAATGGCAAGTAAGATTAAACCACCTACTGTAATCCATTTCATCTTCAATTGATTTTGACCAATGATTTTACCAGTAGCAAACGAGGTCAAACATAACGCAAGCAATGGAAAAGCTAATATAATACCTTTTCTTACACCATGGATGTTATGAGTTTCTTCTAAGAAAGTAGATAAATAAAAAAGAACACCAAACAAAATATACATACAAATTCCACCAGCGATAAACACCACGTATAACCAGCGGCCCTCTCGTTTGAAAATCATTTTCATCGACTTCATAAACTGATGGAAATTTTTTGGTTTCTTTTTTAATGGCGGCGTTTTAACAAGAAAAGCCACTAAAATAATTGACAAAGTACAAAAAACAGGAAAAGCAAAGAAAGGCATAAACCAAACAACGGCTGCAAGCATTGCCCCAAAGATAGGACTTAGCACTTTACCAAATGTATTCGATGTCTCAATTAAGCCTAGTCCTTCGCTTATCTCCTGTTTCTCTTTAAATAAATCACCTACAAACGGCATAACAATTGGCGCAGCTCCCGCAGCTCCAACACCTTGAAGAAGCCTGCCAATTAAAATAACCCAATACGGATTTTCCATTTTCCAAGCAGCGAAGCCCGCAAGCAACCCACCAATCCCCGCTAACACAAGGCTTGGAATAATTACCTGTTTTCGTCCGATATGATCAGATAAATAGCCTGCCAGTGGTATGAAAATAATGGCAACGACCGAATAGGCTGTAATAAGTAAACTAACCATAAATGAACTAATATTAAGCTCACGGCCAATGGTTGGCAGAACAGGGATAAGCATTGAATTTCCAAGCGTCATCACCAACGGTACAGAAGATAGTGACAATAATCCCCAGGTTTTTTTTGCATTTCCCACTTCGTGTATGCCCCTTTATTTAGATAATGCCTTTAGTATGAGCAAAACAGCACACGCTATGCACTTGTTCACTAGTGGAGACTTTATCCGCTTTAATCCTCTTATATTTAAAAAAAAGGTTTATCCCAACCGTCATTTTCATGACGCCTTTTTGGGACAAACCCTTTCACTTTAAAGCAATTGATACTTTTTATCCTTCTTAAACGTTTCGTATACTTCTTCAATTGTTTTATCCGAATACGCTTCGAGCTTTTCTACCCGACGTTTAAATTCACTTAATACTTCTTCTAGTTCAATGCCTTCTTCAAGAATATCTTCAAAAACATCTTCAAGCACGTCGTCTCGACCAGAAACAATATTCCCTTTTAACACAATACTTTTGCCGTGTTCTAAATCAGTAATTGATTCAATAGATGTAATCATAACAGCTGGGTGATTGTCCTTGCTTGTAATCACGACACTGACGAGCAAATTGCGTTCTGCTTCTTGCTCTCGCTCAAACGTTGCAGCATCTTCCTTGGAAACAACTGCATCCAAAAACCAAGTATGTTCTTCATTTTCCATATTAATAATCAATCCATCCGTAAGCGGAATCGGATTTTGTTTCATCTTCCCTTGTTGACCATCAATTACTTGCAATGCATGAAGCTTAAATGTCTTCATTGTATCAGGTCCTTTCAAGTATATATGAACTTTTAATTTGATTAAATACGAATTGAAGTTGATGTTGTTCCATCCATTCAATCAGCGTCAGTTCTTCCAATGTCAACTCACGTGGTAACGCTATTAAAAACTCCTGTTTAAGTTTCTCCGCTAAACAATTAGAAGGTTTACTCATTGAAGAACGACTCCTTTACATCGTTTTTGCAATACCTCTTCCATTGATTGGTGACAAGACACCTTTCTTCATTCATTCGCTCTTTTAGCTATTACTTCCTGCTCTACAACCCTTTTTTCTCGTAAGCATTTCGAATTCTCTCCATCGCTTCTGCAAGAGTAGCTCTTGGAGTCGCTAAATTCATTCTTTCAAAATGTTCTCCTTCTTCACCGAAAATCGGTCCATGATTTAAAGCAACTTTTGCTTCTTGAAGCAACCATGTTTTTCGATCGTCCGCCGACATCTCAAGTGCTTCGCAATTAAGCCACAATAAATACGTTCCTTCAGGCTTAATCGGCTTGATCTTAGGCATGTGTGTTTGTAAATAGTCTTCAACAAACGTATAGTTCGCTTGTATGTAACTCATTAAACCTCTTAACCATGGTAAACCATGCTCATAAGCAGCTTTGGTAGCAATATGGGAAAACATATTTGCTCCATTCATAAAAGTTGTTGCTAATGTTCGGCGATATGCCAGTCGCAGATTCGGTTCCGTAATGACCACATACGCCCCTTGCACTCCTGCCAGATTGAATGTTTTCGTTGGTGCAAGTGTTGTAAATACTCGTTTTTTTATTGTTTCAGATACACTGGCTAATGGTGTGTGTGTATATCCATCAAATAACAAATCTGCATGAATTTCATCAGAGACAACAAAGAGATCGTGCTTTTCGCATAGATCTGCAAGTTCAAGTAGCTCTTCTTTCGACCACACTCTGCCACCAGGATTATGAGGATGACAAAGGATAAGCATTTTTGTTTTTTCCGTAATTACTGATTCGAGACCTGCAAAGTCCATTCGATACTGGTTTCCATCAAACGTTAGTGGGTTTTTAACAATACGCCGATTGTTCTTTTCGATTACATCATAAAACGGATAATAGACAGGTGTCTGAATAACAATTTCGTCCTCTTCTTCCGTGAATGTTTTGATTAGATTGCTAATTGCAGGAACAACGCCGGTCACATGCACAATATCCTCTGTATCAATTTGCCAATTGTATTGTGAAGAAACCCAATGAACAATCGTTTCATCAACTTCAGTTGAAGGAGCTGCATAGCCATATACACCATGTTCCACTTTTTCTTTTAATGCTTTTATAACTGGTTCTGGTGCTTTAAAATCCATATCTGCAACCCAGAGCGGAAGCAAATCCTCTTCGCCAAATCTCTCTTTTGTTGCATCCCATTTCATGCAATGTGTACCTCTACGCTCAATTACTTGGTCAAACTCATTCATATTGTGCTCCACAAGCAATTTCCCTCCTTCAGTTACGATTCCATCTTTATTTTATCACATTATTAGCCATTCTACTTTCATGCCCGCTTGTCCTAAAAACGTGATACACTAGCAAATGGATGAAACCTACTACTAGAATCCAGCACAGTAAAGATCTCTTTTATAAGGAGCTTCTTAGTATAGGGAAGAATGCTCCCTTTTTCTCTTTCGCTGGCTCATTCTTTTCTTTACGAATGTACGTTAAAAGGAGTGATAAAACGTGAACACACCGTTTTTTTGCATTGAGGGTGTTATTGGCGTTGGTAAAACAACCCTATGCAAAGCGATAGCGGCACACTATCAAATAAATTGCCTCCATGAGATTGTTGAAGAAAATCCATTTTTGGAAAAATTCTATGATGATATGAATGCTTGGAGTTTTCAGACCGAAATGTTTTTTCTATGCAACCGCGTAAAACAACTTGAAGACATAAAACCTATGCTCCGTGCTCAACATCCTATTATTGCTGATTACCACATTAGTAAAAATAGGCTTTTTGCTAGAAGAACACTAGACGCTAAAAAGTGGGATCAATATGAACGGATCTTTGAAATTTTAAACGAGTCATTACCGAAGCCATCTGCAATCATTTATTTAAAAGCAAGCCACGAAATTGTCATGGAACGAATAAAAAAACGAGGCAGATCATTCGAAAAAGACATGGATCCAGCTTATATTAAACAACTTGCATCTGACTATGATAAAGCAATGATAAAGTTAGCTAAAGAAACACCTGTCGTTACCATCCACACAGACAACCTTGACTTTGTTTCTAGTCAATCTGATTTAGCGTATATACTTACAAAAATAGATTCACACTTATCTTCTGTTTAATTTAAGGAGCTGCAATTATGTCAAACATTCCAGATAACGCCATTATCACCGTAGCAGGAACTGTCGGCGTAGGTAAGACAACAATGACAAGAACACTTGCTACCGAGCTTAATTTTAGAACATCTTTTGAAAAGGTGGATAACAATCCGTATTTAGACCATTTCTATGCTGACTTTGAACGTTGGAGTTTTCATTTACAAATTTATTTCCTAGCTGAACGTTTTAAAGAACAGAAGCGAATGGTTGAACATGGTGGAGGGTATATCCAAGATCGTTCTATCTATGAAGATACAGGTATTTTTGCTAAAATGCATGCCGACAAAGGGACCATGACACCAACCGACTACCAAACTTATACAAGCTTGTTTGAAGCTATGGTGATGACGCCTTATTTCCCTCGCCCTGACGTATTAATTTATTTAGATGGTGACTTAGACACAATCCTTTCCCGCATCAATTCCAGAGGTAGAGAAATGGAAAAACAAACACCACTTGCATACTGGGAAGAAATGTATGGCCGCTATCAAAACTGGATTCAGTCGTTTAATGCTTGCCCAGTATTACGCCTCGATATTCGAGAATACGACCTTCTTGAAGACAAAACATGCATTCACCGCATAAAAGATGAATTAAATCGCTTTTTTTAAAAAAGAAAAGGGGATACGCCGTTAGTCACCGCGTATCCCCTTTTTTACTTATAATAATAGTCCCCTGCTTGAACTTTATTTCGGAGCATTTCCACTTCCACCAGCGCAGGCCGTTTTTCATTTTTCTCTGGCATATGCGGGGAAGAACAAATCCATCCGGCCTCACCAAGTCTGCCTTTTCGCAAATACTTAGCAAGCTCTTCTACATCGGCTCGTAACAAAAAACTCGTATTCGTCGCTGCAGCTAACTGCCAGCAAGATTCAGTAACATCTTCAGCAGACGTAACAACCATTGTACGTTCAGCTTGATAAAAAGCTTTTGCAGCGTAGGCTTCTTGGACACAACTTAAACCAAGTTTAGCTCCATATCTTTTCACTTGGACAACTGTTTTTATGCCATCTTCTCCTATGACAATCAAGTCCGCACCATAGTCTCTGCTTTTTTTCGTTTGATAAGTGGTAAAGCCAGACACCGCAAATGCCACAGCTACATAATCCTCAAATTCACTGCCTTCCATCCGATCAATGTCCCTAATTGTAATTTTACCAACATCTTTTCGTTTTTTCTTCCGTAATTGACCACGAATAAGGATGATCGCCATTAACAATCCAATGACGGCAATCATGAGTAGTATAATCTCAAATCGTTCCAAAACATTCTTCCTTTTTTCCAGTTTCGTGCATTCAGTATAGCACAACAATTAAAAAACCCACACTCATTTAAGTGAGTGCAGGTTCTGATGTATTATCCTTCGAAATACTCGTTGACCTCATCTACAATAATTTTAACAGACTCAAGCCCACTTCCACTTAAGTACCATACTTCGCCGTTTAGTTGATGAATTTGGTCGTTTTGAGCAGCATTCGTACGATCAACAATATCATTATCTAATGTTTCAGAAGCAGAAGCTGCATTCCCAATAGATGCGCCTCTATCTACAACAAAGATATAATCTGGATTAACGCTATCAATATATTCAAAGTTAACTGTCTCGCCATGACTTTCTGCAGAAATATCATCAGCAGGTTCAATTCCTAATTCACCGTGAATAATACCAAAGCGTGAACCAGCGCCAAACGCGCTCACAGAACCTTCATCAACTGATAAAATAAGAGCATTGCTATCAGAATTCGAAGCTTTTTCATTTACTTCATCAATTGTTTCTTGAATGCCAGCTAATTGCTCATCTACTTTATCTTGGGCATCAAAGATGTCACCAAGCACATGCATGTTAGACTCAAAACTCTCCATAAAATTTTCTTGGTCAACCGCTAAATAAACGGTAGGTGCAATTTCACTTAGTTCATCATAAGCGTCGGCTGCACGTCCAGAAATGAAGATGACATCTGGCTGCATTTCATTAATTAATTCGAAGTTTGGTTCGAATAATGAGCCAACATCCTCATACTCGTCTCCTTCGAATTCTGAAAGATAATCAGGCATATTATTTGCTTTTGGTACTCCAGAAATCGGTCCGCCAATTGCACGAATTGAATCTGTAATACCATTATCAAAAGATAGTACCGTTTCTGGATTAACTGGAACTTCTACCATTTCTCCATTAAGTGATTCAACTTCTACCATTTCTGCTTGTTCTTCTGTACCTTCATTTGTTTCACCGGTAGTATTGCCACCTTCTTCTGTGTCGTTTCCGCCACATGCAGCAAGACCTACTGCAGTAAATGCTGTTAATGCCCATAATAATTGCTTTTTCATTTTATAATAACCTCCTGATATTCTCTCTATCTCTATAGACCCCCAAGGAAGATTGTTGCTTACTTTTTATGTAGCGAGCAGTTTTTTCCTCCTCACCCCCTCTCCCTTGTCAAAACTTAACTAAAATAAACACAAATTTTATTGCAATTTACTTCTTCAATCGCGATTTCCATATCATAAATATTGCGAAGTGAATCGGGATTAATGATGTCATGACAATGTCCTTCTTCAATAATGCGCCCATCTTTCATTGCGACAATATTGTCTGAATAACAAGAAGCAAAATTAATATCATGAACAACAATAAGTATCGTCTTATCTCGTTCGTCAACAAGCCTGCGCAACGTTTTCATAATCGAAACAGAGTGCTTCATATCTAAATTGTTTAAAGGCTCATCCAAAATAATATAATCTGTGTCCTGGGCAAGCACCATCGCAATGTAAGCACGTTGACGTTGTCCACCACTTAACTGGTCCAAATATTTCCCTTGAATCTCACGCAACGACATATAATCGATTGCATCATCAACATAGGCCCAATCTTCTTTTGTTAACCGACTTTGTGAATACGGAAAACGTCCAAAGCTAACAAGCTCTCGAATGGTTAGCCGAATATTAATGTTGTTTGCTTGTTTTAAGATCGATACTTTTTTTGCTAATTCCTTACTCTGGATCGAGTCAATCTCTTTCCCATCAACAAGCACTTGTCCTTCATCTTTTTTTGTTAACCGGCTCATTAAAGAAATAAGTGTACTTTTCCCGGCACCATTAGGTCCAATAAATGAAGTGATTGTTCCTTTTCGAACAGCCACAGTCACATCATCAAGTACTTTCTTACCGTCATACTGTTTGCTAACACCTCTTACTTCTATCGCTACGGGTTTCGTTTTTGGCAACGGCTGTACTTCACGGTCAATCAATGCAATCGTCATGTCGTTTTTGTCCCCCTTAAGAGTAAGTAGATAAAGTAAATGCCACCGATAAAGTTAATAAAGACACTTAGTGGCGCTGAATAGGAAAAAACTCTTTCAACAAGTAAGGTCCCTCCTACAAGAGCGATTATGCTAATGAGTGTGCTCAAAGTCGCCATATGAAGATGTTTATAAGATGGCATCATCTCTCGAGCTACGTTTACAACAAGTAATCCAAGAAATAAAATGGGTCCAACAAGCGCAGTTGAAATCGAAACAAATATCGCAATGACGATAAGAAACTTTCGTATCGCTTTATCATACGGGACACCTAAGTTTATCGCTTGATCACGACCAAGTGATATCGCGTCAAGGTATTTTAAGTAAGGCCATATGTATAAAAATGTAAAACCAATTAATACAATAGAAATCCATAATAAATCGACATTGATGTTGCTAAAGCTAGCAAACATTCGATTTTGTATCGTTAAAAATTCATTGGGGTCAATTAACACCTGCATAAATGTTGACATGCTTGAAAACAATGTTCCAAACACAATCCCAACAAGAAGCAAAAAGTATAAATTTTGCTGTTCTCTCTTGAATAAGAGTGCATATAGGAAGAGAGCAAATAGCACCATACCTATAATGGAAATGCCGAAATTAACAAATTGACTAACGGCGACTAACCCTACTGTCCCCAAAACAAAAACAAGCGTTGTTTGAATGAGAATATATAAAGAATCAAGACCGATAATACTCGGTGTTAAGATCCGGTTATTGGTGATTGTTTGAAAGATTAATGTTGAAAAAGCAATTACTGCACCAACAATCACAATCGCAGCAACACTTCTTCCTCTTCTGGGTAAAGCGTAATCCCATCCTGCAGGGGTTAATCCGATAAATAAGAAAGTTAGAATCAAACCAAGTGAAATGGTTCCAAATATAAGATAAATCCATTTAGGCTGCATGTTTAGGTCTCCTTAAGAGCAAGTAAAGGAAGATTGCGCTCCCGATAACCCCAACCATTAAGCCGATTGGAATTTCATATGGATAAATAAGGACACGGCCTAAAATATCACAGATAAGCAGGAATATTGCACCGAATAAAGCAGTATGTGGCAAACTATTTTTCAAATTATCGCCTCTCATAATTGAAACGATATTCGGGATAATCAAGCCTAAAAATGGAATGGAGCCAATCGTGACAACAATCGTTGCTGTGATCATAGCGACGATTAATAATCCGATGTTCATAATACGGTTGTAATTCATACCTAGATTTGTTGAGAAATCTCTTCCCAATCCTGCAACAGTAAATCGATTTGCAAATAGGAAAGCAATAATAACAAGTGGAATACCTATGTATAAAATTTCATAACGCCCCCGGATAACAAGAGAAAAGCTTCCCTGCATCCATGACGACAGGCTTTGTATCAAATCATAGCGATATGCAAGAAAGGTAGTAACAGAATTAACAACACTCCCTAGCATTAAACCAACAAGGGGGACAAAAATTACATTTTTAAATCGAATTCGCTCTAATATTTTCATAAATAGAAACGTTCCACCTAAAGCAAATAAAAAGGCAACAAACATTCTCTCAATCGTACTCGCATTCGTAAAAACAACAATTGCAACGAGTATACCTAATCGTGCCCAATCCATTGTACCTGCGGTTGTTGGTGACACAAACTTATTCTGTGTCAGCTGCTGCATGATCAAACCACAGACACTTAAACTCATACCCACAATAAGGATGCTTAGCAATCTCGGAAGGCGGCTAATTAGGATTGTTTGAACCTCATTCTCAGTAAAACGAAATAGATCAAGTGGCGATATATCTTGTACGCCGATAAATAAAGATGAAAACGATAATAAAATCAATAAAGGCACTAAGTACTTGATTCGCATAGTCAATTAACATGAAAGAAACATGTTGCTTGCCTCCTTCTCGTCTCTATAATGATACTCATTATCAATTACGTCTTTAATCTTATCATCTTTTAGCCATTCGTCAAGGCTAAATGAGAAAGAATCTCGTTTTCAATAAGAAAATACAAACAAGCCATTGAGTATTTATTTCCAAATGGCTTGTTTGTATTTAGTTAATCTTTAATCAATCGAGCCTGAAAAAACCAGTAGTAAAAAGCGATTATCGCCACACTTAAAAGAAATCCTCCAAATACGTCCGTTGCATAATGAACACCTAAATAAATACGTGAAAAGCCCATTCCAAGTATCATAACGACCGCAAAAAGTAGAACTCCGACTCTTACCTGAAAAGAATCAACTCTTTTCCAAATAAAAAAAGTAAGAACAGTATAAAAAGACATAGCCCCCATTGTATGCCCACTTGGAAAACTATATGACGACAAGTCAACCATCATAAAATCTTCTGGGCGAAGACGTGCAATAATTTGCTTAACAACAGTATTTAGCAAACCAGTTGTGGCTAACGTAGCGGTAGTAAAGAAAATTTCTTTTTGAGGTGTCTTTAAGATTAAAAATATAACAATCATAATTATTGCTAAGACTATGACGACAGAAACGGAACCAATGAATGCAAAAGCCGCCATAATGGTTGTGATCCAATCGGCACGAATGGAAGCAACAGATTCTAAAACAAAATAATCAAATTGAACCATAAAATCTGTATCTAAAACGAGTACAAGGAAGAAGAATCCAATTAAGCATAGGATACTTATTTTTAAAGACGTTTGAGTACGTTGGTTCATTTTTAACACCCTTTTACTTGAATAGTTTTTATTGTACTTCATTCATTTTAAAAAACAAGCACTCCATTTTGTCGTTTATAAAAAACGTTTTTGTGGAATAAAGTAGGGAAAGGAGCGAGCAACTTGGACAGAAACAAAGAATCTTTAATTCAACAGTTAATTGATGAAATGATTACACACGGCATATATAAAATAAACGATCGCCATTTATTTGAATTAACACCTGTTGAAATAAAAAGTTTACACGCCTCTATACAAAAAGAGCAGTACTTGTAGCCAGAAGGCAACAAGACTGCTCTTATCAATCTACATTTCCTAATAATGGTTCAAACCAGTGGCTTGCATATACAGAAGCAATTCCAAAAACAATTGACCAAATGACAACACCAATAACCGTCCAAAAGATTGCATACCCTTTTGAAACAC
This window encodes:
- a CDS encoding MFS transporter, with protein sequence MGNAKKTWGLLSLSSVPLVMTLGNSMLIPVLPTIGRELNISSFMVSLLITAYSVVAIIFIPLAGYLSDHIGRKQVIIPSLVLAGIGGLLAGFAAWKMENPYWVILIGRLLQGVGAAGAAPIVMPFVGDLFKEKQEISEGLGLIETSNTFGKVLSPIFGAMLAAVVWFMPFFAFPVFCTLSIILVAFLVKTPPLKKKPKNFHQFMKSMKMIFKREGRWLYVVFIAGGICMYILFGVLFYLSTFLEETHNIHGVRKGIILAFPLLALCLTSFATGKIIGQNQLKMKWITVGGLILLAISVFVVSFNKELYMMLTALFAAGIGIGAALPSLDAFVTEGIPAEQRGSISSFYNSMRFVGVASGPPLFAVFMKGSHFWTFSGNALLVLATVGLVLWGVRPKKAGVQTWQ
- a CDS encoding YwpF family protein, translating into MKTFKLHALQVIDGQQGKMKQNPIPLTDGLIINMENEEHTWFLDAVVSKEDAATFEREQEAERNLLVSVVITSKDNHPAVMITSIESITDLEHGKSIVLKGNIVSGRDDVLEDVFEDILEEGIELEEVLSEFKRRVEKLEAYSDKTIEEVYETFKKDKKYQLL
- a CDS encoding ABC transporter substrate-binding protein is translated as MKRSFYTLSFLLISFVFSGCVQNDEVDSIEVAEVTRSVFYAPFYVALAEGYFEDEQIKVELTTTWGGDKTMTALLSDGADIALVGSETSVYVAAQEATDPAINFAALTQTDGTFLVARENLTSFDWSDLKGSTFLGQRKGGMPQMVGEYVLKQQDINPQNDLNLLQNVDFGNIPSAFASGTGDFVQLFEPQASTFEQEGLGHVVASFGAESGQVPYTSFMAKQSMLTEDPDVFVRFSSALYKGQQLVNEQSAEKTAKSIESFFEDTELDILTSSVERYKDQGSFAADPVLTEDAWETLLDIMAEAGELPARIPFDELVNNQLAKQAME
- a CDS encoding ABC transporter permease, which encodes MTPNELHQSFLKAQRKEKQVVRCIQFSMLFLIIGLWELASRMAWIDPLLFSMPSRVFSLFIDHIVAGTLWIHASVTLFETIMGFLLGTAVGTCIAALLWWSNVAAKIFDPFLVILNSMPKVAIGPILIVGLGPNMGSIIAMGMLVSVIITTMVVHTAFKEVDDNYIKVMRTFSASKKQIFWSVVYPATIPVIVSTLKMNVGLAWVGVIVGEFLVSKQGLGYLIIYGFQVFNFNLVFMSLFVIAILATGMYIVVEYVEKKMTRFHT
- a CDS encoding ABC transporter ATP-binding protein, with the translated sequence MSGLRIDALSLTYVNKSGAFPALEDVSLEVQEGEFVSLIGPSGCGKTTLLSIIAGLLHQTEGSLSLQNKDSIGYMLQHDYLFPWLTIEKNILLGQHIRGTFTEFSQRKALRWLERFGLEDKRQERPQALSGGMRQRVALARTLATEPALMLLDEPFSALDQQTKLKLEDLVSDTLKTEKKTAILVTHDISEAIAMSDRVVLFTARPGRVAQIFSIPKELQELSPFEARQHPDFQSQFQLIWKELERCDT
- the ytkD gene encoding RNA deprotection pyrophosphohydrolase, with the translated sequence MKQFTDAYGNRVMLVLGIEPVFTQTPGHVLILTRFKQEWVLTNHRERGYEFPGGKVEVGEEAEEAAIREVWEETGGIANHLVFIGQYQVTSISGKTFWKTIFAAELIELKNRESYEETNGPVLMQELPVAITADDRFSFIMKDDVVPRAISFAIKQGLFK